AAATGGTTGTTTTTTTGTAGACTATTTATAGAAAACCATGCTATgttataaaataagaaaatcaactcaaaaaatttaagtaaGAGCCTGAGAATTCTTATTAAAGGTTACGaatttctacgaaaaattatgATGATCGACAATTTTCTACAACAAACATAAAAAGATCCACCGgccgttatatatatattaaaaataagatTCTGTGGACTCTTGTGGAATTGCACGAATTTCCTTGAAAATCTATAGCATGGAATAGAAACTGGGTATTTTTTAAAGTGTTGAGAAAATCTACAACTCGAAAACGAAACAATTGTTTTGTCTGGAATTTCGCAGAAAAGTCTAAATTTCTAAGAAGGGTCGTCGATAAGATTACGAATAAGTACGAGAAagtatgaaatattatttttgaatcattGCTAGATATTGCACCTCTCTCACAAGGCAAACTTATCGCTGACAAGAAATTTCCAGCAGAATTCGGGTCCACATTCGAAGACTCTTCTTGTCTTTTGAGTATGATCGAGACAGATTTAGAGAATCTGTCATAAATGTTTTAACTCACCTTGTCTCAATAGGTTAGTCTTATGACAAAACTAATATTTGTTAATTCTATAAGCCAGGAATTTTACGATATTCTACAAGAAATTATATCCATCATAGcactcgataaaaaaaaaaaaaaacaatggtgaaaatgtaaGCAATTCTACATTGATTTGTAAAAAACCGCAATAATTTACGACAAGTccgacaatttaaaaaaaaatatgagtttCTTCAAAAACAAACGGCAACGGGTTAGAGGAAATTACAAAGATCTAAGAAGATCTAGAGAATGTACGATAATCTAGAACAAATTCTATGCCAAAACTACGCACGTGTCcgaatttctttaattaattgtaaaataaaatctgtaGTTAAGcgtagaaattatttccacCAGGGTTTCCCGTACTTTACGTCTACTATGACGAAAACTCCCATATAATTTTCAtggtaaatataaatatgttttttttctcgaaaaatttcataacagcgatacatatttaaaaatattaaagtgattattttgttttatgaaaattttaggTTGTTTGTAGCTGTCACAAGACCGGAAACGTCGGAAGTCGAACGTTCAGTGACGCGTGACGCCAGTTCTTTAGATCAGCCTGATTAGGTTTGTAATATTACTGTGACAGACTATGGGCTGCATCCGGTAAAACAACGGTATAAGAATGaagaattgaattaaaaataaataaaaaatcatcctTCGACTCTGAAATTTATGTGAGTGTTTTCAATTTGTGAAAACCGAATATTTACAGTTTTAGTTTTTGAACATAAATTGGGTAGTTGTTGGGgtaggtttgaaaatttctagaCTTGAATCGGGTGACTAAaaacaaattgtaaaattttttagaacgATTTTCACGAGTTAAATTactataacaaaaaaaaaaaaaataaaaaatacttggtaaaaatagaaaaatttcgttattgATCGTTTACTCAGTTGACCTGGAATACAGATAGATATACATCGAGACGATCTGTCGTGTATAAACTGCAAATTTTTGACGATTGTCCAccgtgaaaaatgtaaatgtatTAGTggataataaacaaatactAGTGAGTGATGATGCAATACAAACttcattaatttataaacTTGGAAGAACGTgtatgggaaaaatttcaaaaatgtcttacAAAAATGGTTACATGTTTATTCCCGAGAcaaaatctggaaaaaattgaccgaCGCTAGATATTCTTTGAATAGATCCTTGGGAACACGGCGAAAAATCGGAAGATGTTACGAATACTTGGTTCGACAAGAATAACACAAGCATTGTAAGAGAAAGGAtatgatattaattttttccctcagATTCGGGgccataaaaaaatgaaagcgaTTCTAGGCATTCTTCGCATGGGTGCTAGGAATCCTAAAAATCAATCGATATGACAGACCAACATCTTGCTTCAGAGAAATAAAAGCGGATAGTCAGGAATCTGTCAAAGAGCGAAACACTCATTAGTGAGAACATTTTTTCGATTCTGAGATCATTGTTCGTGGTTTTTAAGGTCCGAGAATAAATAGTCTGATACGCATTTAGTTCTATTCAAATTGCGTGACATATTAATTTCATCGGGCGTTCTTCTCCTCTCAATCATGGCAAGCTTAagatttgtttaatttttttttgtcactttagatgaaaattttaccgaattctttccccccccccttctGCACAGACGCGCTTTGTTATTTGGGTAGTCTTGATATTTCAAACTCGGAACTTCCTATTTTAAtagctgattgtgagtctgGAATACCTAATGcgttcatttttcaccttctATGCTCTGTGCTTAGTGCTAAGAGCTTTTCAATTGTTCCTGTCAGCTATTAACTTTAAAAATTCTGTTTGCAGCTTATAAAATAGGTACTGAGTATCAGTGTCAAATCCCAATTAGTTTTGGTGTATGTTGATTTTCGAAGTGTTAATCAGAAGATTCTTTCATGGATCAAatcagtcaattttttttcttttggcaAATGATTCACACTGTGTGTACCACTGAGTGGGAATGTATTTGCCATCTGCACTAAGTCTATAAATCGCATGAAAATTTGCAGATACGGTAGCATGATGTGTTTTTACTTGAAATGGTCGGTCAACTTCGACGATAAGGAGCAAAATTTATTTGCCATTTTACTGGCCATTTCACCATCACGTTATTCTATTCATCGCATTAAAAGGTCAAGTAGCAAAGTTGGATTTCATGCTTACGCTCACGAATggtgaaaaactattttgtGGATAATTGGGGTCGGTAAAAACGGGCTATAGCGTTGGTTCAAAAATTGTCGCCTGCTATCTTGAAACGACGTAGTGAAACTAACCTGTGTTAGGAAATGAAAACATTGAACTAAAGACTGTGGGCCATGAGTTTTTTACAAAACACAAGAGTCGCCGACGACACGTGACTTCACGTGGCGAAGTCGCGTGCCGAACGAAGGTTCACAGGAAGACTTTAGGTACCGTGCTACGGAGCAGCACTTTCGAAGAATCATAAGCAGAAAAGTCCATAAATATTATGACCAGCATAAAAGTTAATAGCAGTACATCTGAATCATCGATACCATTAACTGTATAATGTTTGcgatcaaaaaaaatatatttttagtattaatttttttcagatccatgttgttgatgtttcaagaagttataaaaaatattttgttgaaaaaaatttaacagttATGAGCCTCTAAGTATGGCCGCAAAAAAATGGGTGAGACGGTTGACAGGATTCCAGTACTTCGAAACGGAAATAAAACCAATTTCTTTATCAGTATAAGAATGTCATTATGGTGACTGTCCGAAGAGGAAgttgatttttattcctaATTTTCTTATCATTCTCTTGTCACACTTCCTCATCATCGGAATTACAAGTTAGGAATTGAGCGAAACCAGTCTCAAAATCAGATCATGAACACTACATTTTAATGATATCGTTTTCTCAACTTATATCATACGAATTTTCATCCGATTCATTTCTACTGTATACCAAAGCTGTTCCTTTATTAAGGTTTACTGTCATTGAGGGAAATAACAGCGCTGGACATCATTTGAACCCTTCCTTTTCCTAACAAAACAAGTGGgtgaattttgggaatttCTAATCCgacaatcaatttttcaattcgatcGGGGTTCGTTGGGTTCAAAAGTAAATAGATCGAGCTTAATTTATGTATTTGTGCTATGTGTTTTGTATATTAGAATCAAATAATAGAAAGCATGATAATTGATAATAACGTCATGCATTTCGTTTAGTGACATGTTCAGCGGTGCTCAGGATATCTCCAAAACGACTCATCGTCAACCGATTTACCTCAAATCTGGAGACAGCATTCTTAGATAATTTACCATCCATTCAACGCTCCCTCTTGTTCAatcatatttttgtattaattacgtaaatcaaaaaaagttttaactTTGATTTGAGAAAACTAATACCAACTTCAAACGATCGCCttctcgatgaaaaattctaatataaaaaatttcacattttgacAAAGGAAACAAACTATCCAACTGACTTTAAATTTGATGTAAATCAGTGGAGCTGTTTTTCAGACACCGTGAGCACCGCAGAACATGTCACCGAATGAAATGGCTGACGTTATCGGCACTAGCAATGCTTCCTATCATTAGAGTCTGACTCaacaaaaattcgaataaactTGTATCTACATGAAAAAAGCCTgaatggaattgaataattggtcATCgagatacaaatttttgatattaaCCCATTTTTTCAGCCATCTAATCGTATGTACCCCCTTGAAATTCCGATTGTTTAATCTAATCTTGAGATCCATGAGTCTAAGGGAAGAAGAGGTTCACCTCCCCATGCCAATATAGAAGGGTCATAACCTACCTGATATTGGACCCGACCCAGGTGAGGATTTAGGAAAGACGAACGAAAAGGGGAGAAATAACAACGAGAAGGGGAAAAGCCTGTGGGAACGTGGCTCTATGAAAAGAATCATcagtgaagaaataaaaatgacacgGGCCTATGAAACGGGAAAGGTGAAAGAGGAGTGTTTCCGAGATGGATTTATTGttacattttcttcaaatgaGATGCAACTATTTTGCACCTGATGAAACACGCATACACAGTTAACTAtgtttttgcttttatttcatttaaactTTTATTTACTTTCGACTCGTTCGTTTTtgacttttatttatttgtttcaattgtattttacacaagtttactcaattttttacaaaaatttacctGAAAGTTTTAGCTAAAAAGAAGCGATTTTTTCACCTAGTCTATACGTATTTGCGTGTTGTtagatttgaaatatttgatttttcagaatttgatCCGAAATTATCGAACAATGTACGTGtatgaatttcatttgaaatgtgattttGATGTGGTAACATGTAACTCTCACAACTttgattttccattttcaactCCAGAATCGTTATTAGGATCACAGGAATCTGGGAGTTCAAATGTAATTCATCAGTTCGTCGGGGGTTGTTGGATTTTGCTTAGAATCAAcgggaattgaaatttcactagTATGAATGTAGGCGATTTCATATTCCAAGTGCATTTAATGCAATATTTCGGTAGATATCGCGACTTTTAAGCATGTAACCTTTACAATTAAGTAGGTCGAGTTAATGGTTCCCATGAATCAGACGTAAGTTTTACCTAATCAGCtcacatcatttttatttcttcctccACTAATATTCAGTAAATTTGTAATCAAGATTTGATGTGAATTCAGGTTTCAAAATCAACTATACTACAGTTACTTCATATAAATGGACATGCGATGTTATAGGTACTaggttttaatttctttatatttgtattgggtccatactaaaaaaaaaacaaaaacatcgAGAAAGAGCGGAGGGAAGAGATTggggatttttcaaaaatttttcgctgagacaaaaaaactttatgccttaaaaaatcaattacagCACCCGCCATAATCCAATTTCCAATacctttttaaaaattgagtgtataatgtaaaaaattccgagatttcagataaaaatgtCAAAGTTGAGGCAAACtgtttttgctattttttttatcgttcctGAGGATGTAGCCCAAAACGAATTTCATTGTCAGGAAACATCAGACTCTTCTATATCAAAAACACATTAGGTCATATTTTTCCACGATAAGGTTACAATAGAACTTCGGGTGGCAAAATCAATCtgtttcaatttgaaataatgacCAACGTGTTCTAAATCGCAAGAGCTAGAAGTCTGAAACATAGCAGAATTTTTGAATCTTCGAAAAGAGATCAAAGTtgcataaaaattgagaatttgaGCCCTGATCGTTCGCAAATAATTGGTGGCTCTGCCCTAAGTATAGTCGCGGTCACTAAAGGCCGTCATTCCGAGtgcatttattcatttaaaatacGATATCTGTAGATCGATCGTAGAAACACCCTTCGGACGAGTTTCCCAGGCGTACCACGGCACCAACTACGCGATGCCGCTCGGCGATAATCGTGCGAACGCGTGCTTCAACCAATTCCTGTGTGAACTTTATTGCGCACACCCCCGAAGTCAGATACCCACCACTGCAACCCGCCCTCGTTGCTCACTCGGTACCATCGAGGCGCATGCGTGTCGCGTGACTGTGCGCATGCATAGACGCACACGCAGGTACGCATGCGTATCAACGACCCGAGTACATTGCATTGTATGAATCCACTGCGTTATATCGAGGTACGCGCGGTATTCACACACTAATGCTTGTAGGCATAGGCGGGCATATCGATCAAGGGGAGACAAAGTGATTTCACGGTGGAACGAGTATCGAATCAACAAATCAAGGAAAACCCATGATTCGTCCCACGGTGCTCAGAAGCAGACGCGATATACTTATGAAAGTTAATCGCAGGTATATGTTGATACCTGTAATGCCGATAAAGAGTTTGCGATCACGTCTGTAACGTAGATATGCCTACGTATGTTACAAGTTACAGTTCATGGACTACTGTAATTACTCGGTTAGGTTAGATTTCTGATGCATTTAACAATCTCGGAAGTCTCTTGTTATACGTATTTTTGTACTTCGTCGCAACTCGCATTGAGGGGATGTTGGATTGACGACGGAGTGATTAGGACGTATTTACACTTCTTCCCGACCCAGAGTGATCAAATCGCTTTAAACTTTGGGGAATGAcagttttgcaattttgcTTTTGTGgtcattgaaaaaagtttggaaaattgaagctATGTATGGAACACTACGAATATACGTGCAGCAAATTCTCACATCCTTTTGAGGTCACGCCACGATGTTGATACCTGAATCCtgtattttctatatttttttcaattatcgcAAAAGCACAATAGTAAactcgtattattttttcaagtttcaatccATTTCATTACTGGGGATAGGAAAACATTGTAAAACAGAATTTGTTCACTTACAGTCGGCACTCAGGTATACccttaataatataattagtttgcaaacaatattttttcgtcaGTATAATTCTTTTCCCCTAAATATGCAGTATCAAATTTATCTAGCATTGAATTTGactaacaattttttcctgtACATTCCTTAGTTGAAAGTATGTGCCAATTTGCCTCTTTCTCAATTTCCTATACGTTCTCGCAAGTCCATGCccaatttttccttttatggtgtaaactatttttattccttcgcAGTCCATGAGTTCTTATACCCATTagtgaaaattcaatcaaaatcaGTTccatagttttatttttacaaagatTCACAGATGTTTGTTATATTAGTATAGATTCTATGGACAATTATTAGGTTCATCTCATAATGAGAAGGTcccaattaaaaaaatcataataactCGAGATAAATTCATCCTATCTCGAAAAAGAGCTTGCACTGTTAATTTTGTCTTGTCCTaagaattcataaaaatgccaaaaattttgtttaaatacGAAACTCCCCCATTATACTTAACGATCATGTtggttttaaatattttttgcgaaaaatgttattgaaaataacaaacatAAATTTCTTGGCCGTATTTTCCTCATCAAGCAGTCTgtaaaaggagaaagaaagtGTCAAAACTTGTTACACGGTAATTATCATTGCAACCGTCGATAATCGATTAGTCGAAATCAGTGacaggagaaaaagaaagcaTTACTTGAACCCCGTTATATTACAAAGTAATTGACTTCTATTGCCATTCCCTGAGCCTTCGGAAGTCGTATTCATATCTTATTGCGCAATAAGATTCCCGACTTTCATTCACATGTCACTATGATCCACGAACTGCGGATAagttaagatttttttttacatacaaatctacaattttttgtagTCTGTAAGAAAAGCTTCTGATGAAaagttcattttcaagttctTGGAGGGGGATTTATTATAATCACgccgaaaataaaaagttaaattttgattcgatctccgtgtttcaagacctGCATAAACACCTCCAATCATTTTCAGATGGGCATCTAACCGCGTGATGAATCAGTTTTTGGTCAACGGTATGTTAAGAATATACATTAACGGTTTTTAATGATTTTGGCCTCAATCGACGTGGTTTACTCAACGTACATACATTCAGCAGTTTTCgagttatttaaatatttaaatgtaaaaaagtaACGTTCCCCTCACCATTCGTTTGATTCGCATATATAAGTAAGGTaaggttttgaaattttgaaaagcttTGTTTCTTATATTCAACATTACATCATTCTGTCACGGAGTCATATTCAATGCtacaaagaagaaaacaatCGGAACTTGATCGAGCATCGGGAATTAATCCTATAACCAATTCTCTGCTAAACGTCTGCCTACGAACACACGCGCATTGTTACAAACGTCTGCATCACGCAGAGATACGTACATAGGATACGCACTTCACGCCACACGCTTTCCCACGAAATCGCTCTTTTACCCTCCGCCTCCTTCCTTCAGTCCCGATGACCTGACCCTTCCTCTCCGAGCCTCTACGCCCCTCACACAATgatatacagggtgtctcGTAACTTATCGCTTATATAGTAAGCCCGCGGCGTTGTGTGTGAAAAATGAGGCTTGTATagtataaatgaaatttgtttatccGTGTATCGAGGAAACTATAATGGGATGGAGATGGCTGTccaatttattcatttgagGCATAGATTTATATTTCCTTACTTTGCACTGAtacgaaatttcgaatttggcGGTTCTTTTGGTCTCTGGTTATAGATTTAAACTCaaaatctggaaaaataaaaaggcgGATCTAGCATACTCGATACTTATACGATTAGAAGTTATTTAAGTTGGAAATTCGGTACTCGGAGTTATTTCAGAATGTTGATTACGGATCTAAAGTGAAAATTGGGGAATTCGACACGATAGATTCAATATGGCCGTTGATGATGCAAAAACTTATTTGTTTTGGATGAAATCTGGTAAACGAAGGTACTCGAGAGTCCTAATTACGATTCTGAACTCATTGTCAAACTTCAGAAATTAAGAATGCTGGATCCAATGTGGCTGATGATAATCCAAGAAGTTATTTAATTTGAACGAAACTTTTTGTACCCAGGATGTTCAGAACGATGATAACGAATTAgaactaaaaatttgataatcgACAATGGCAAATTGAATATGGCTCACAAAAATGCAAGAAATTGCTTGATTAGGACAAATCTTGTGACTCGGTGGTTTTCGAGCACATCGATAACGAatctaaaattcaatttcagaatttcaaaacgTCCGAGTCCCCGGATTCgccgttttatatttttgaatttcaactaCAGATTCAGGCAATTAGCGTTGTCAAAAACTCCGGGGAACCAATCTCAGTCCAAGTAAAGTAATTGTTTGCATTCTCATCGGTCAGTCCGGATACTCCATTGTCAGTTCGAAAATTCTTGCTGGTTACGAATTCGTAACCAGCAACGACACAAACGAACAATTTTTCGCATCACAGCTTCGTCGATACATACCCTGCAGAGAAATTTCGCTCACGCTTCGCCGTCTTTGTTTCCTATTGCACTGTGCAGCGTTCGGATGCAGCTACGCGCAACGcgacacacacgcacgcatcTCCATGGTTCAGGATCGAGTTCCCCACCACCGTTCGGCGCCCCTGAAACCCTCCACGTCTTGGCGGCAGCTAGTCGTGTGGCGCGATAGACGCCCGCACACGACATACGCTCGCCGCCACGCGACCGGTGCACACGTCGCATTGCACACGCCGCACGGGCCGTTTGAAAATCGCGCACGGCCGTCGCGACGGCGATCTTTTTACTCGTTACGTCACAGAGGAAGGAAATGCGAAATTGTCTCTAGGCGCCGGTGAGGTGCAGCCAATCTTCGACGATTCGAATGCGATTTTTGCGAATTGACGCTACTTTGAGAAAAGATTAATTGAACACCGTTGAAGATAATTTGAAgaagcaaacgaaaaaaaataaataaataaataagtcaGAGGCGAACATTTACTCGTTTCTCTTACACGTGGCTTGTGGATTGACGAATAATCAGAAACATTTGTCCCGCGAATTGTGAAGTGAAGTGCGTCGAACATTATAAATCATCGTAAATAAATGCAAATGATATTTTCGCGGGATAATTACATCGTCGTTGTGAACGTTTGCAGAGTTTTACGacagtgaaattttcagaacaaGACACGTGACGAACGTTACGAGTGTGTATAttctacaaaaataaaaaaatatttaaaaacaaaaaaattaaaaactttctcataaatagaaatttttcgtcgctACCAGTGGTTggatttacatattttatcgGTAAATAATCTGTTATGTTTCGCCGAGGGTCAGCCACAGTTATCCGCATCTCCGGAttataattggaaaaaaagagaaatacaaaataaaaaaaaaaaaacccggaACAAAAATGATGCGATAATCTCTTTTCAAACCCGAGCTATACAACTACTACAGGAACTAATCGTTCAAAATAGACCTTCCGCCTACTGGAGAACATGCGAGGGGACCAATAAGCCGTGCGCTTAAACATTGTGCATAAACACTGGGATTTCAGATCATGTCTTACGTCAATATTACTATTTATCGAGATGACGTGAAAGGTTGAGTAACATATGGTACAAAATTTGCACGTccttgtgatatttttttggaaagtGACAACGGACATTCGGTAACCGCGAGATATAATGTGGCGCGTAGTTGTACCGCGATCTGACGAGAACAGCACCCTGCTATCCTCTGACATAACGGCCGGTGCCGTCACCCCGGGTCACCTGCCGTCACTGTCGGGCCCATCGGGGCCTCACCACTGGGGCTATCCGCCGCCCCCGCATCCCTCCTACCAACCTCAACACCCGGATGTACGTCACCATCACGAGATGCGGCACGACATGCAGAGGCCGGAACTCCGCCACCCCGCCGACATCAGGCACGAGATGAGGCACGATAATATAGCCGGGATGAGGCCGGACCTCACGGAGTTAAGACCCAGTCACGAACTGCCCGAATTGAAGAACGACATCACCGAGTTGAGGGCACAGGACaaccagcagcagcaacagcagcaattGTCACAGTCAAGGGGGATGAAACGGACCATGAGCGATTCGGACTGCGACGATGTCTTCTCCGAGGAGAGTGGGAAAGAACCGTGAGTTTGAGTTTGATCCTTTGATTGCGTTGAGTTTATATCCTTACGTTCGAGCAATGTGGACTTCGCGTAattatggtgaaaaaaaaagaaaaattaaaaaaatcacataCGTCCAACACAGAGAAACACCGAACAATCAagtcgtattttttcattttcatcaaaaattataattgcgGACGTGAGAAGCAATTGACTTTGACTGATTTGGCGATATATGCGTAGATGTTGTACTTTATGAATGGGTGACCTCAAATCGTTGCAGTTTTGAATCTGCTGTATTTTCGTCAATCTTtgtttggttgaaaaaaacaaaaaatatcaccaTGCTATTTAAGCTTTTTCCGCTTTATAAGcacagaaaatttattcgtacAAAAACCCGACCGTGAGGGAGGAGGTTTCGCACCTTTGCAAGTAAGCGGGATGACGAAATTCTCGACAAAAAAGAAGATTTGTAGATTAGTTTTAGTAAGAACATATAAGTTGATGTTATATACGTTTCGTTAATTTTAGTAAGTTCGTTCGGGAGTAAAATCCAATGTTCAACTTATTTTTCCGCAGTTGAAgaattatgtacatatacagcTCCCTATGGATAAGAATGCGAGCagttctttgaaatttttgcagtAATTCTGCCGGATATTCTGAAGCTAATGTTTTGAAAAGAGTAAGGTTCGTTCGAGAAAAATCTCTAGGAGTGTTATTTGTGCTATTGATAGTGAAAACGAATGACATAATCTGAGCAAATTCGATGTAAACTAAGTATGAACAATTGCAAGAAaggttttataattgaaattttgagaatatgatgaaaaaaataactttgttgttttagttgttgttttaaaaaaataacacgatTCTAACGTTTTGGGCTTATTTAGTTCGTTACGGAGATCTGCAGATTAGctggcgaaaatttcacaaatactCATCTCCAGAGTTGATACAGATAGATTTTTGTCAGTACTATACAAAAAGATGTTCGTCGGCAAATTGATTTGCGCGTTATAAATATACTATAATGTACGAAATACAGCCTATTCGTGAAGTTCAAGATCATAATCTGAATTTatcaaagtaataaaaacgGTATCAGGGTCTTAAAAATTAGTggtgaatgtaaaaatatcgatacgAATCATTCAAAATAGACATAGAATTTGCGTtatgattcaaatttcaaaactcgattcaaaattaatcttAATATTTGCCGTCGCTTATCACATCACGCCTGATTGTTCAAATTAATGAAAGTAAATAAGATATCGGAGAATACTCAAACTTTATTCTCTGGTCTAGCACGtgttataatacatatgttaGATAATTTAAAGAAGTTGAAATGGAAATTCTCGTCTCAAATGCTGTAGTAGTTAGAACAAGGAGTTCCCAAAAAATCGTCGGAGTTTCTTCGATATAGCCTGTGGAATCTGACAAACAAATATATACTCTTATCGTAGGCTTGGGATAATTTGgactttatttaattatcgatcaaatttttcttctgatTTTTGTACAGGTGTAACTCGCCAGGTGGTGATTCCTGTCAGCACGCTTCGCGCAAACGAAGACGAGGaatgattgagaaaaaaagacgtGACAGGATAAACGCTTCCCTCGGAGAATTGCGAAGATTGGTACCAGCTGCCGCCAGGGATCCTCACAgtggaaaattagaaaaagcTGAAATACTTCAACTCACCGTCGAACATCTACGTACCTTGAGAAATAAAGGTcggtttttgaaatattttagcgGTCATAAAAATCGTCAGCCTTCATCCTGCGTGAACTGCAAAACGTAATTATGAAAGTTGTGGAGTAGAAAGTGTGGATGGAGTGACAAAACTTAGGTGTAGTTATGATCATGTTACATGATGTCGCTGGGAAGAATCTTCCAAATCGAAGCTGCACCTAATTAAGCGTTTTCTGATTGTTTCTGATTGTTTATTCTAATTAGAATACTTGATGAGTTGAGATTGAAGATTCATAAGCTACGATAAAAGTgccatagaaaaaaaagactcaAAACGTTGACAAGAGCTTAG
The Neodiprion fabricii isolate iyNeoFabr1 chromosome 5, iyNeoFabr1.1, whole genome shotgun sequence genome window above contains:
- the LOC124182973 gene encoding hairy/enhancer-of-split related with YRPW motif protein-like — its product is MWRVVVPRSDENSTLLSSDITAGAVTPGHLPSLSGPSGPHHWGYPPPPHPSYQPQHPDVRHHHEMRHDMQRPELRHPADIRHEMRHDNIAGMRPDLTELRPSHELPELKNDITELRAQDNQQQQQQQLSQSRGMKRTMSDSDCDDVFSEESGKEPCNSPGGDSCQHASRKRRRGMIEKKRRDRINASLGELRRLVPAAARDPHSGKLEKAEILQLTVEHLRTLRNKGPEGYDSTKLAMDYHAVGWGECAAEVGRYLVTMEGLDERDPLRLRLLSHLQSFHREHPPTTTAVLPSGSSVSSATTTGSYEPSSSSSVGMPAAPGSMPPLLGSGALGWGQYPGQYVQQQHGKPYRPWGAELAY